A DNA window from Anastrepha obliqua isolate idAnaObli1 chromosome 5, idAnaObli1_1.0, whole genome shotgun sequence contains the following coding sequences:
- the LOC129247409 gene encoding LOW QUALITY PROTEIN: polypeptide N-acetylgalactosaminyltransferase 35A (The sequence of the model RefSeq protein was modified relative to this genomic sequence to represent the inferred CDS: deleted 1 base in 1 codon) has translation MLLRRCYLRRCSPSTIIIMLVACLALTYYMYYQHSLIAAAGWKLPKWNESRTPNPDFLWQARVKECCKGEVKNGDSPEDIEPLKMLGVLRDKKDKYIRDIGFKNHAFNALISNNIGPYREVPDTRHKVCPREPTDPNEDLPTISVVMCFYNEHKMTLIRSINSVIKRTPAHILKEIILVDDFSDLPELEFHLLSDLHAQLHYDRLHYIRNDKREGLIRSRIVGADAAEGDVLVFLDSHIEVNQQWAEPLVRAVKQENSTIAVPVMDLISPDTFDYSASPLVRGGFNWGLHYKWITLPKGSLKKDEDFKGPFKTPTMAGGLFAVNRQYFKHIGAYDDGMDIWGGENIEISFRVWQCHGAIKIYPCSRVGHIFRKRRPYSAPDGKDTMKRNSLRAAHVWMDEYKEYFLKETKSARDMDYGDISARLEIRKRLKCHDFSWYMKNIYPEMLLPGQETKKNAAAAGVYQPWHSRKRNYVATYMIRLTGTNLCASVVAPKVKGFLKKGSPLILQACMHTRNQIWYETDKAEIVLDKLLCLESYGDAQVHINKCHEMLGDQQWRHTRTEHSPIYNMAAGTCMRAKAAQVGAGIILDLCSKDDASAWDIVKVEETS, from the exons ATGCTGTTGAGAAGATGTTACTTGCGTAGATGCAGCCCCAGCACTATAATCATCATGCTGGTTGCGTGTTTGGCGCTTACTTACTACATGTACTACCAACACAGCTTAATTGCAGCTGCTGGCTGGAAGCTGCCCAAATGGAATGAATCGCGCACACCGAACCccgattttttatggcaggCTCGTGTGAAGGAGTGTTGCAAAGGGGAAGTGAAAAATGGTGATTCGCCAGAAGATATAGAACCCTTGAAAATGTTGGGTGTGTTGCGCGACAAGAAAGACAAATACATACGCGACATTGGTTTTAAGAATCACGCTTTCAACGCACTCATTTCAAACAATATTGGACCGTATCGTGAGGTGCCTGATACACGCCATAAAGTATGTCCGCGAGAACCCACCGATCCCAATGAAGATTTGCCAACCATTTCAGTGGTCATGTGCTTCTATAATGAGCATAAAATGACGCTCATACGCTCCATCAATTCTGTAATAAAACGTACGCCGGCGCATATACTAAAAGAAATTATTCTTGTGGACGATTTTAGTGACCTGCCCGAGTTGGAATTTCACTTGCTAAGCGATTTGCATGCTCAACTACATTACGATCGATTGCATTATATACGTAATGACAAGCGTGAGGGGTTGATACGTTCACGTATAGTAGGTGCAGACGCTGCAGAGGGCGATGTGCTTGTTTTCTTAGACTCACATATCGAAGTTAACCAGCAGTGGGCTGAACCACTTGTCCGTGCAGTGAAGCAAGAAAATTCCACCATAGCCGTACCCGTAATGGATCTGATTAGTCCGGATACGTTTGATTACAGCGCAAGTCCTTTGGTGCGTGGCGGCTTTAATTGGGGGCTGCACTACAAATGGATCACTTTGCCAAAAGGCAGTTTGAAGAAAGACGAGGATTTTAAAGGTCCTTTTAAAACTCCAACAATGGCTGGTGGTTTATTTGCGGTAAATCGCCAATATTTCAAACACATCGGTGCTTACGATGACGGCATGGATATCTGGGGTGGTGAAAACATTGAAATATCCTTTCGCGTCTGGCAGTGTCACGGCGCTATAAAAATATATCCATGTTCACGTGTGGGACACATTTTCCGCAAAAGACGACCCTATTCAGCGCCCGATGGTAAGGACACCATGAAACGCAATTCATTGCGTGCCGCACACGTATGGATGGACGAATACAAGGAGTACTTTCTGAAGGAAACAAAATCTGCGCGTGATATGGATTATGGTGACATCTCAGCACGTTTGGAGATACGTAAACGCTTGAAATGCCACGATTTCTCATGGTACATGAAAAATATATACCCCGAAATGTTGCTGCCTGGTCAagagaccaaaaaaaac gcagcGGCAGCCGGTGTTTACCAACCGTGGCATTCGAGAAAGCGCAACTACGTAGCTACCTATATGATACGTCTGACCGGCACTAATTTGTGCGCTTCCGTAGTAGCGCCCAAAGTAAAAGGCTTCCTAAAAAAGGGCAGTCCGCTAATTTTACAAGCGTGCATGCACACAcgtaaccaaatttggtatgaaACGGACAAGGCCGAGATAGTGCTAGACAAGTTGTTATGCCTCGAGTCGTATGGTGATGCACAAGTACATATTAATAAGTGCCATGAAATGCTGGGCGATCAGCAATGGCGACATACACGCACCGAACACAGTCCCATCTATAATATGGCGGCAGGCACTTGCATGCGCGCCAAGGCAGCACAAGTTGGAGCTGGCATTATTTTGGATT